One window of Streptomyces sp. FIT100 genomic DNA carries:
- a CDS encoding universal stress protein, whose protein sequence is MAPPITAGADGSPESLAAVAWAAREAVLRGLPLRIVHAWLWQPLDVPIVQDKETQARSAERLVREAGAAVSARYPDLPVTTEVVPDTPVAALLGEAERSRMLVLGSRGHGAIVGFLVGSYGQQVIASAGCPVVSVRAPAADAEAPKEPQPRDGDEIVVGQQGSAEDSAAVLGFAFETAAAHGAPVRAVRAWSLPPFFAYSPGTLQLVDEAGGLEPYEKQALAEALAPWRERFPDVAVTEHVEIGSAGQVLLSAVSRAQLLVVGRRARRSAIGKRIGSVAHASLHHAPCPVVVVPHT, encoded by the coding sequence AGCCTGGCCGCCGTGGCCTGGGCCGCCCGCGAGGCCGTGCTCCGCGGCCTCCCTCTCCGTATCGTGCACGCCTGGCTGTGGCAGCCGCTGGACGTGCCGATCGTCCAGGACAAGGAGACGCAGGCCCGGTCGGCCGAACGCCTGGTGCGCGAGGCGGGGGCGGCGGTGTCCGCCCGGTACCCCGACCTACCGGTCACCACCGAGGTGGTCCCGGACACGCCGGTCGCCGCCCTGCTGGGCGAGGCCGAGCGGTCCCGGATGCTGGTGCTCGGCTCGCGGGGGCACGGCGCAATCGTGGGGTTCCTGGTCGGCTCGTACGGCCAGCAGGTGATCGCCTCCGCCGGGTGCCCCGTCGTCTCGGTCCGGGCCCCCGCCGCAGATGCCGAGGCCCCAAAGGAACCCCAGCCGCGGGACGGCGATGAGATCGTCGTGGGCCAGCAGGGCTCGGCGGAGGACAGCGCCGCGGTGCTCGGCTTCGCCTTCGAGACCGCGGCCGCACACGGCGCGCCCGTGCGCGCGGTACGGGCATGGAGCCTGCCGCCCTTCTTCGCCTACAGTCCCGGAACGCTGCAACTGGTCGACGAGGCCGGGGGCCTGGAGCCGTACGAGAAGCAGGCGCTGGCCGAGGCACTCGCCCCGTGGCGGGAGCGCTTCCCCGACGTGGCGGTGACCGAGCACGTCGAGATCGGCAGCGCGGGGCAGGTGCTGCTGTCGGCGGTCTCCCGCGCCCAGTTGCTCGTGGTCGGCCGCCGGGCGCGCCGCTCCGCCATCGGCAAGCGCATCGGGTCTGTCGCCCATGCCTCGCTGCACCATGCGCCCTGCCCCGTGGTGGTCGTACCCCACACCTGA
- a CDS encoding isocitrate lyase/phosphoenolpyruvate mutase family protein: MATLIDKAQVFRSLHVPGTPVVLPNAWDVASARVVADAGALAVATTSAGVAWSLGRGDGDHLTRDQALGAIARITAAVEAPVTADIERGYASDPAGVAETVRGVLAAGAVGINLEDTLRPVAEQAERLTAARRAADDAGVPLFINARIDTHRLPPGDRTAWLDETLARARAYAAAGADGIFVLGTPDAETVRTLVSSQPLPVNVLAGPGSLPVSELAEAGAARISAGSSIAEAAYGLVRRAACELLEKGTTTTAEGGFDYATLNALLLAGPEH; encoded by the coding sequence ATGGCAACTCTCATTGATAAGGCGCAGGTGTTCCGTTCCCTGCATGTGCCGGGCACACCGGTGGTCCTGCCCAACGCATGGGACGTGGCGTCCGCGCGAGTGGTCGCGGACGCCGGCGCCCTCGCCGTTGCGACCACCAGCGCCGGGGTCGCCTGGTCGCTCGGTCGCGGTGACGGCGACCACCTCACCCGAGACCAGGCGCTCGGAGCGATCGCCCGGATCACGGCCGCCGTCGAGGCGCCGGTCACCGCCGACATCGAACGCGGCTACGCGTCCGACCCGGCCGGTGTGGCCGAGACCGTACGAGGTGTCCTCGCGGCCGGAGCGGTGGGCATCAACCTGGAGGACACTCTGCGTCCCGTCGCCGAGCAGGCCGAACGGCTCACAGCCGCCCGCAGGGCCGCGGACGACGCCGGTGTCCCGCTGTTCATCAACGCCCGTATCGACACGCACCGCCTGCCACCCGGTGACCGCACCGCCTGGCTCGACGAAACGCTCGCCCGTGCCCGCGCCTACGCGGCGGCCGGCGCGGACGGCATCTTCGTCCTCGGCACACCGGACGCCGAAACGGTCCGGACGCTCGTGTCCTCCCAACCCCTGCCGGTGAACGTCCTGGCAGGCCCCGGCTCCCTGCCCGTGTCCGAGCTGGCCGAGGCGGGCGCTGCCCGTATCAGCGCGGGTTCCTCCATCGCCGAGGCCGCGTACGGGTTGGTCCGGCGAGCGGCCTGCGAACTGCTGGAGAAGGGCACGACGACCACAGCGGAGGGCGGGTTCGACTACGCCACCCTCAACGCGCTGCTCCTCGCCGGACCGGAGCACTGA